Proteins from a single region of Eublepharis macularius isolate TG4126 chromosome 9, MPM_Emac_v1.0, whole genome shotgun sequence:
- the STMP1 gene encoding short transmembrane mitochondrial protein 1, which yields MTISKVGFALGNVVGMYLAQNYDVPNIAKKLEDIKRDVEARKKPPSDK from the exons GTTGGCTTTGCACTTGGCAATGTAGTTGGGATGTATCTGGCCCAGAACTATGAC GTTCCAAACATCGCGAAGAAGCTTGAAGACATCAAACGAGATGTGGAAGCAAGGAAGAAGCCTCCAAGTGACAAATGA